CTGAGAAATACGCAGCTTGAACAGAAATAGCAGATGAATAATCCATTAGCAGCTCTGAAGGCTAGCATAATGCTACTGTTCTAGCTTGATATGCTCTAAAACTAAGCTTCTCAATTCTCTTAGGATACTGATGAAATTCAAGTCAACTACCCAGGGTTGTTTGAGGTTATGGAAGACTTGCAAGGCAAGTATATACTTTGTGGAAACATCAATGTTTTCTATGCCAGTGATGCAGACACAGAAGAGTTTCACTGTGTTCCTTAACtccaaatcatagaatagtttgggttggaagggacctttaaaggtcatctagcccaacccccctgcaatgagcagggacagcttcaactagaccaggttgctcagagccccgtccagcctgaccttgaatgtttccagggatggggcatctaccacctctctgggcaacctgttccagtgttttaccatcctcatcataaaaaatttcttcctttaaaaaaaaaaaaacttactgtAACAGTGGgagcattacttttttttcctgatctctAGTGAGTCAGGAGACTATGCCTATTGGCAGATTTGTGTTGGGAAGCAGAAGTCAAAGATTTGCTACTTTGTGGCCTGCTATGAATCTTCTGCTTCCCTTGTATTCCCATTCTTTGTGAGCCTGTTCAGTGTAAGCTGCTGAAAAGCCCTGAAAGGGAGACAGAAACATATATCCTACATACTAACTTTTCCTGCGAGCCTCCCTAATTATCAGGACATTCAGGAAATTGCTTTGGAATGAGAATAAATAGAACCTCAAATTGGAGTCTGCTGAGGAAGCAAAAAACAATTGTGATGCTTAACAATTGAGTTAGTATTCTGATTGCATTTGTCATGGATTGTAAAGTAGTCATTCATACGCAGTCAGTTGTTACCTACAGAGCAATTCAGTGCATCTTCTTACACTGGATCAGCTGCTGTTGTTTAGAGTAATTCcttaatggaaataaaacttcCATTCTCTGCAGAAACATTCAGATGTAGTAAGTGATTAAAGAGATTAGAATTgtggttattttatttcttattaaaaatctCTTGGGATACTCATTTTGATGCTTATCTGTTCAAAAAATGTTTGAGTTGTGTGTCTGAATAAACACATTGTACTCATGCTTAAAACAAATTATACTAGAAAACCTAAATGTTTGCAGATTCAGGCTGAAGAAGTAATAATTTGAAATCATTCCTAGCAATACAAACTGTAAATTGCAAAGCATTGGCATTAAAAGGCTTTGATTCTTGTAGGTAAGAAACTTGCCTAATTATTTGCAGTGTGTTGTTCTCTCTTACAGCAAGATTCAGAGGATTCTGTACTTATTTTGGTTTAGTAAAGATCTGTCATTAGTGCATGACACTTAACTCATGGTATATGctgtatcttctttttcttaaagctaAACCATATTTTTAGGTATGGGGGAAAGTAATTGCTCTTGGAATAGAAAACCGCTGCTACACAGGGAGACAATGTTGGCAGCTGCTGCAATATATCGAGGTAAGTATTTGGGAGATAAAGAGTTAATCTGAAATGACTTTAAGAACATATTTTCTATGTCTTTTTCTCTGACTTctgtgtaaaaacaaacaaacaaaacctccaccacccaaaaacccccaccatTTTGGTACAGAACAAAATATCATTACcatacagatatttttaacCTTAATTGTAGTGACAGGTTTTGAACCATGTCAATGCACCAGTATGAGATATTTCTATTGTCCCAAGTCTTTCACCAAGAGTCATTATGATGAATATGTCATACTTAGTTCTAATGTTCTGAGAACTAAGTATTTCTTAGAACTGACATTCTGtgtaccttttcttttcctctcccttcctgccctgACAGAAATGTATGGAAATAGCGATGGCTCAGTGCCTGCCACGTTTCAGATCTACTACATGATTGGCTGGAAGTTCCATGAATCACAGGTAACATGAAACTGaactattttctgtttgaaggtactttttaaattactggtgctttaaaagctttttacaaaatattttcacttaaaattagccctatatataaaaaaaattttttttttttttcttcttttatttcttaggCAAGACCAGCGCAGAGAGGTTCTGCAACAGTTTCATTTGGAGATCTGGCAAAAATAGGTGGAATTCtttcaagaggaaagaaatagttCTTCATCAGAAATAATAGTTTTGAAGCTTCTATAAAACTTCTCACTGCAGATAGTCTTcacttgtgtttattttgtgaCGATACTCTGAAATAATAATCTGCACGCAgcagggttttttgggtttttactGCCTATGCTACATCATCAGCTGTGTAAAAtggtgttcattttttttctagagaaatATTTGAGCAGTATTCTAAGTGACTACGTGCTCTCCCAACTTTTGATTAAATTACTATTCTCAAATGTAACGCCTCTTCAAGCCCCAAAGCTAGAAATGTTTCTGAACACAAATAGTAGAGCTCAGCCATAAAGTTGGATGCTTCATTGTAGCTCTAACAGAATGTATGTATCGTGATTTGACTTAATTTACTGAAAGGGCTAGCAAGCAGAAAAGTCACTAGCATTTGGATGGATGTGTATGTTTCAAATTAGTTCATTAGCTTAGAACTGGCATTCTCTGGAGTTGTTACTGTTTTGGAGTTCCATGGctttttttacctgttttatGTCAtagcatttgaaaaattaatgatgATACTTTTCTAAATAGTAGTAAAAAATGACATTTACATgttactttctgcttttctattATCAGTGGCGGAAAAACGTGGAGTATACTCTTTTCTCCTTAGCTATGACATGGAGCTATGACGTTTTTTGTATGTAACTGCGTTACCAGACACTGATATTAGTTACAAATATCGCCCATTAACCTGAGGTGTTTAGAAAAAATATCTACCCAGAGATTTCACTTGATTGTATTACTGATAGCGAATggtagaaaagaaaagcatgaagaatATATAATCAGGTATACCATTCAGTCAGTTTTCTCCTTGTGTCTAGGTGTCAATACTGGTGAAATGAAATCTTCTCTAGGCTTGTTTTAAGATTATCCAGCAGGTGGAGTTTGACAGAATGGTGTGGCACAGACCAAATAGGCAAGGTAGGCAGAAGCCTTCATATTCTGTCAAGGATTACTGAATTATGATTCAAAGACTAGCACAGATATTGAAGTTACCTCCTACTGCTTAACAATGttcaattttcaaaataacagaagtgctgtttaaaaaataaactattcaTGCAGTATTCCGCTGGCTAGAAGATCAATTTAAGGGCCTAATTTGGGGCTTTATTTTACCTACCAGGCTTtgactttgaaaaagaaatgggcaGAGAAGGTACAAAACATCATGATAAGGAGGGTAGGAAAATTCTGTCCTGCTTTTGCTTACAAGCCTAACCCATAGTTATTCA
This genomic interval from Pelecanus crispus isolate bPelCri1 chromosome 3, bPelCri1.pri, whole genome shotgun sequence contains the following:
- the NDUFAF5 gene encoding arginine-hydroxylase NDUFAF5, mitochondrial isoform X2; protein product: MLGGDTLYELRCSLQLAELEREGGFSPHVSPFTAVSDLGHLLSRAGFNTLTVDTDEIQVNYPGLFEVMEDLQGMGESNCSWNRKPLLHRETMLAAAAIYREMYGNSDGSVPATFQIYYMIGWKFHESQARPAQRGSATVSFGDLAKIGGILSRGKK